One Larus michahellis chromosome 20, bLarMic1.1, whole genome shotgun sequence genomic window carries:
- the ARID5A gene encoding AT-rich interactive domain-containing protein 5A yields the protein MKDDESPPMEDKQEPTAPKPAGSEDGSEREKAVGEGPSGGEKEEEEAFLVSLYKFMKDRHTPIERIPHLGFKQINLWKIYKAVEKLGAYELVTGRRLWKNVYDELGGSPGSTSAATCTRRHYERLVLPYVRHLKGEDDKPLPPSKPRKQYKVSKGAETGEKSKRGKKEKGREQMPPDKAKPEAAAVTEDTRNAPERGRGAEGCPSPAVPTPSPAGGCPNPCRTHPETYKRLFSSFYSKGNHPIMSPLAKKKLLAQVSKAEALHCHKHHCLEGQRSASDAGPSSGPEPLRLATGPHLDEERSPEPAGAQDRAPSAGSEVGPIGNGRDSQPCPRAEDGGPAPAVFTGCFHAYRNEVLKPVGCHPLWGYFSGLKDFLEPPSAFPTRPEEPEQPQDLRSKAGQSWSGERQRAGACATVKACWVAPGAGFSPTAPRGKRGREEEEEEGAFGPSAKLRAVSPFVKEAEGRDMGASSPRGQQGLAKPKAVVASPGYAASLPQAPDVYKGAMLHFPASFGNPLEHLKTQGVPVAPSLSVNPFVIPAFPSPLVATSTQPSDLCRPLATGPGHYPASYESSLRHRLYPAAPWHSQPTYASPHVPAFHRHAKL from the exons ATGAAAGACGACGAGTCCCCCCCCATGGAGGACAAGCAAGAGCCCACCGCCCCCAAACCGGCG GGCTCCGAGGATGGCTCCGAGCGGGAGAAGGCGGTGGGAGAAGGGCCGAGCGGGggtgagaaagaggaggaggaagccttcCTCGTCAGCCTCTACAAGTTCATGAAGGACCGGCACACCCCCATCGAGAGGATCCCCCACCTCGGCTTCAAGCAGA TTAACCTCTGGAAAATCTACAAAGCCGTGGAGAAGTTGGGAGCCTACGAGCTG GTGACGGGGCGAAGGCTGTGGAAGAACGTCTACGACGagctggggggcagccccggcagcacCAGCGCGGCCACCTGCACCCGGCGCCACTACGAGAG gctggtCCTCCCGTACGTGCGGCATCTCAAGGGGGAGGACGACaagcctctgccccccagcaagCCCCGCAAGCAGTACAAGGTCTCCAAGGGGGCAGAGACGGGCGAGAAGAGCAAGAGGGGCAAGAAGGAGAAGGGTCGGGAGCAG ATGCCTCCGGACAAGGCGAAGCCGGAGGCGGCAGCCGTCACGGAGGACACGAGGAACgccccggagcggggccggggggcggagGGATGCCCCAGCCCCGCGGTCCCGACCCCGAGCCCCGCCGGGGGGTGTCCCAACCCCTGCAGGACCCACCCCGAAACCTACAAGCGCCTTTTCTCCAGCTTCTACTCCAAAGGCAACCACCCCATCATGTCTCCGCTGGccaagaagaagctgctggcCCAGGTGAGCAAGGCAGAGGCCTTGCACTGCCACAAACACCACTGCCTCGAGGGCCAGCGGTCGGCGAGTGACGCTGGCCCCAGCTCCGGCCCCGAGCCCCTGCGGCtagccaccggcccccacctggatGAGGAGAGGAGCCCGGAGCCGGCGGGAGCTCAGGATAGAGCTCCGAGCGCGGGGAGCGAGGTGGGACCCATTGGCAACGGGAGGGacagccagccctgcccgcggGCCGAGGACGGGGGTCCGGCGCCCGCCGTCTTCACGGGCTGCTTCCACGCCTACCGCAACGAGGTGCTGAAGCCCGTCGGCTGCCACCCCCTCTGGGGGTATTTCTCCGGCTTGAAGGATTTTTTGGAGCCGCCTTCGGCCTTCCCGACGCGACCCGAGGAGCCGGAGCAGCCCCAAGACCTGCGGAGCAAAGCGGGGCAGTCGTGGAGCGGGGAGAGGCAGCGAGCGGGCGCCTGTGCCACCGTCAAAGCCTGCTGGGTGGCCCCCGGGGCCGGCTTCAGCCCCACCGCGCCCAGGGGCAAGCgtggccgggaggaggaggaggaggagggggctttCGGCCCCAGCGCAAAGCTACGTGCCGTCTCCCCCTTCGTCAAGGAGGCCGAGGGCAGGGACATGGGTGCCAGCTCGCCCCGGGGCCAGCAAGGGTTGGCCAAACCCAAGGCGGTGGTGGCCAGCCCCGGCTATGCTGCGTCGCTGCCGCAAGCCCCGGACGTTTACAAGGGAGCCATGCTGCATTTCCCGGCCAGCTTTGGGAACCCGCTGGAGCACCTCAAAACCCAgggtgtgccggtggcgccctcCCTCTCCGTCAACCCCTTCGTCATTCCCGCTTTCCCCAGCCCTTTGGTAGCCACTTCCACGCAGCCCTCTGACCTGTGCCGGCCGCTGGCGACCGGCCCTGGGCACTACCCGGCATCCTACGAGAGCTCGCTGCGGCACCGGCTCTACCCGGCGGCGCCGTGGCACAGCCAACCCACCTACGCGTCCCCGCACGTGCCGGCTTTTCACCGCCATGCCAAGCTGTAG